A region from the uncultured Stenotrophomonas sp. genome encodes:
- the mraW gene encoding S-adenosyl-dependent methyltransferase activity on membrane-located substrates (Evidence 2a : Function of homologous gene experimentally demonstrated in an other organism; PubMedId : 10493123, 20042184, 2187182, 6350821; Product type e : enzyme), whose translation MSQPPAAHLPVLYTQVLSGLRVIGDGTYLDGTFGRGGHAGGVLRQLGPHGRLLVMDKDPEAIAVAQRDFAPDPRVSIYRGSFADLLDWNETAAGLDGVLFDLGVSSPQLDVAERGFSFGKDGPLDMRMDPDTGESAAQWLNRAEEREIADVLWTYGEERQSRRIARAVVARRGSQPFARTAELAELIASAMPRGKDKIHPATRSFQAIRIHINRELADLEAGLDAALARLKPGGRLAVISFHSLEDRIVKQFMNRHAKAPPSNRRLPEMAVFVPALDLIGGAIKAGDDELAANPRARSAVLRVAEKREVAA comes from the coding sequence GTGTCGCAGCCGCCGGCGGCTCACCTGCCGGTGCTGTACACCCAGGTCCTGAGCGGCCTGAGGGTGATCGGGGACGGTACCTATCTGGATGGCACGTTCGGCCGTGGCGGCCATGCCGGCGGCGTGCTGCGCCAGCTCGGCCCGCACGGGCGCCTGCTGGTGATGGACAAGGACCCGGAGGCCATCGCCGTGGCGCAGCGCGATTTCGCGCCGGATCCGCGCGTGTCCATCTACCGCGGCAGCTTCGCCGACCTGCTGGACTGGAACGAGACCGCCGCCGGCCTCGACGGCGTGCTGTTCGACCTGGGCGTGTCTTCGCCGCAGCTGGACGTGGCCGAACGCGGTTTCAGCTTCGGCAAGGACGGTCCGCTGGACATGCGCATGGACCCGGACACGGGCGAGAGCGCCGCGCAGTGGCTGAACCGTGCCGAGGAGCGCGAGATCGCCGACGTGCTGTGGACCTATGGCGAGGAGCGCCAGAGCCGGCGCATCGCCCGCGCCGTCGTCGCCCGCCGCGGCAGCCAGCCGTTCGCGCGCACCGCCGAACTGGCCGAACTGATCGCCTCGGCGATGCCGCGTGGGAAAGACAAGATCCACCCGGCCACGCGCAGCTTCCAGGCCATCCGCATCCACATCAACCGCGAGCTGGCCGACCTCGAGGCGGGGCTGGACGCTGCGCTGGCGCGCCTGAAACCCGGTGGCCGGCTGGCGGTGATCAGCTTCCATTCGCTGGAAGACCGCATCGTCAAGCAGTTCATGAACCGCCACGCCAAGGCGCCGCCGAGCAACCGCCGGTTGCCCGAGATGGCGGTGTTCGTGCCGGCGCTGGACCTGATCGGTGGCGCCATCAAGGCCGGGGACGACGAGCTGGCGGCGAACCCGCGCGCGCGCAGCGCGGTGTTGCGGGTGGCCGAAAAGCGCGAGGTGGCCGCATGA
- the yraL gene encoding putative methyltransferase (Evidence 3 : Function proposed based on presence of conserved amino acid motif, structural feature or limited homology; Product type pe : putative enzyme) — MMPAPAATLYVVATPIGNLADLSPRAQEVLRSVAAICAEDTRHTGQLLSHFGIGRPLVALHDHNEEAMAERVVARLLGGESLALVSDAGTPLVSDPGFRLVRAARAAGVRVSPVPGACAAIAALSVAGLPSDRFVFEGFLPAKAAARRERLQRLAGETGTLVFYESSHRIAESLADMAVAFGGERPAVVARELTKLFETVLDGSLEQLLGAVQADDNQRKGEFVVMVQGAGDDEEAKIAEGRRLYAKLNEHLPPSTAAKLAAELSGAPRKALYGKGLSVS; from the coding sequence ATGATGCCCGCCCCTGCCGCCACCTTGTATGTCGTTGCCACACCGATCGGCAACCTTGCCGACCTGAGCCCGCGTGCGCAGGAGGTGCTGCGCTCGGTGGCGGCGATCTGCGCCGAGGACACCCGCCATACCGGCCAGCTGCTGTCGCACTTCGGCATCGGCAGGCCATTGGTGGCGCTGCACGACCACAACGAGGAGGCGATGGCCGAGCGCGTGGTGGCGCGCCTGCTGGGCGGCGAATCGCTGGCGCTGGTCAGCGACGCCGGTACTCCGCTGGTCAGCGACCCCGGTTTCCGGCTGGTGCGCGCCGCGCGTGCGGCGGGGGTGAGGGTCAGCCCGGTGCCGGGCGCCTGCGCGGCGATCGCGGCGTTGAGCGTGGCCGGCCTGCCGAGCGACCGCTTCGTGTTCGAGGGCTTCCTGCCGGCCAAGGCCGCCGCGCGCCGCGAGCGCCTGCAACGGCTGGCCGGCGAGACCGGCACGCTGGTGTTCTACGAATCCTCGCACCGCATCGCCGAATCGCTGGCGGACATGGCCGTCGCGTTTGGTGGCGAGCGCCCGGCAGTGGTCGCACGCGAACTGACCAAGCTGTTCGAAACCGTGCTCGATGGCAGCCTCGAGCAGTTGCTGGGTGCCGTGCAGGCCGACGACAACCAGCGCAAGGGCGAGTTCGTGGTGATGGTGCAGGGCGCCGGTGACGACGAGGAGGCGAAGATCGCCGAAGGCCGCCGCCTGTACGCAAAGCTCAACGAACACCTGCCGCCGTCCACCGCGGCCAAGCTGGCGGCCGAGCTGAGCGGTGCGCCGCGCAAGGCCTTGTACGGCAAAGGCTTGAGTGTGTCCTAG
- a CDS encoding conserved hypothetical protein (Evidence 4 : Homologs of previously reported genes of unknown function): MNHHPQTIQIFLPKGDPQGIRIAEITTRIVRVIEIPRSLMHEFIQMPESEQVGVYFLFGEDENTGRPLTYIGQTGQLKQRLLNHSAQKDFWDRAVVAVSLTHSLTNTHAIYLEWRSIQHALAAHRYDLQNSNTGGQPYTPAPMEADCQEIHQTIRVLLATLGYPLFEPLSRSHEMGGLSVTTYYCRGPDTDGLGEYTTEGMVVKKGSHARLEHVDSYSERSRTLREELIAQGIVVASGKRLRFENDYAFKSPSAASSFLLGRPSNGWSDWKDSSGRTLDAVERVPLHNAEAD; encoded by the coding sequence ATGAACCACCATCCACAAACCATCCAGATATTTCTTCCGAAAGGGGATCCCCAGGGCATCCGCATCGCCGAGATAACGACCCGCATCGTTCGGGTCATCGAGATTCCGCGCAGCCTGATGCATGAATTCATCCAGATGCCCGAGAGCGAACAAGTAGGCGTCTACTTCCTTTTCGGCGAAGACGAGAACACTGGCCGCCCATTGACCTACATCGGCCAGACCGGGCAGTTGAAGCAACGACTGCTGAATCACAGTGCTCAGAAAGATTTCTGGGATAGAGCTGTCGTTGCTGTTTCGCTCACGCACAGCCTGACCAATACCCATGCCATTTACCTGGAATGGCGTTCCATTCAACATGCACTGGCGGCGCACCGCTACGACCTGCAGAACTCGAATACCGGCGGCCAGCCTTATACCCCAGCCCCAATGGAGGCTGACTGCCAAGAGATACATCAAACCATCCGAGTACTTCTGGCCACATTGGGCTATCCATTGTTCGAGCCGCTCAGCCGCTCCCATGAAATGGGGGGCCTTTCAGTCACCACCTACTACTGCCGCGGTCCGGATACCGATGGACTCGGAGAGTACACAACCGAAGGCATGGTGGTGAAGAAAGGCTCGCATGCACGACTGGAACACGTGGATTCGTACTCCGAACGTTCGCGCACACTCAGGGAAGAACTGATTGCTCAAGGCATCGTAGTCGCCAGCGGGAAGAGATTGCGCTTCGAAAACGACTATGCGTTCAAATCGCCCAGTGCAGCCTCATCCTTTCTCCTGGGCCGTCCCTCCAATGGCTGGTCGGATTGGAAGGACTCCAGTGGCCGCACTTTGGATGCAGTAGAACGCGTACCACTTCACAACGCAGAAGCGGACTAG
- the ftsL gene encoding Cell division protein FtsL, translating into MSRVILVALLLATIASAIGVVYSRHRHRQLFVELTRLEHARDELNIEFGRLQLEQATLAQATRVDQEARGRLGMKFPEAADIVVVRP; encoded by the coding sequence ATGAGCCGGGTGATCCTCGTCGCGCTGTTGCTCGCCACCATCGCCTCGGCGATCGGCGTGGTCTACAGCCGCCACCGCCACCGCCAGCTGTTCGTCGAACTGACGCGGCTGGAGCACGCGCGCGACGAGCTGAACATCGAGTTCGGCCGCCTGCAGCTGGAGCAGGCCACGCTGGCGCAGGCCACCCGCGTTGACCAGGAGGCGCGTGGCCGGCTGGGCATGAAGTTCCCGGAAGCGGCCGACATCGTGGTGGTGCGCCCATGA
- the mraZ gene encoding Protein MraZ — translation MFQGETAITVDDKGRMAVPTAHRDLVARACGNRLVLTYNPFEAGCLWLYAEKEWERVRDEVMAKPNTQRVVRTLQQKLVGSAAHLELDGNGRISLPSSHRNAVGIEKKAVLMGMGDKFELWSEQAHRALIQQTLSDGDLGDGLLDLKL, via the coding sequence GTGTTTCAGGGCGAGACGGCCATCACGGTTGACGACAAGGGACGCATGGCGGTGCCCACCGCCCATCGCGACCTGGTCGCGCGTGCCTGTGGCAATCGTCTGGTGCTGACCTACAACCCGTTCGAAGCCGGTTGCCTGTGGCTGTACGCCGAAAAGGAATGGGAGCGGGTGCGCGACGAGGTGATGGCCAAGCCCAACACGCAGCGCGTGGTGCGCACCCTGCAACAGAAGCTCGTCGGCTCGGCCGCCCATCTGGAACTGGATGGCAATGGCCGCATCAGCCTGCCGTCCAGCCACCGCAACGCGGTCGGCATCGAGAAGAAGGCGGTGCTGATGGGCATGGGCGACAAGTTCGAACTATGGAGCGAGCAAGCGCATCGCGCGTTGATCCAGCAGACACTGTCTGACGGGGATCTGGGCGATGGGCTGCTCGACCTGAAGTTGTGA
- the murF gene encoding UDP-N-acetylmuramoyl-tripeptide:D-alanyl-D-alanine ligase (Evidence 2a : Function of homologous gene experimentally demonstrated in an other organism; PubMedId : 11090285, 2668880, 8973200, 9166795; Product type e : enzyme) gives MKRTPLSLIAHWAGGELHGDDASIDAIGNDTRTLTPGSLYVALRGENFDGHAFAADALARGAGALLVEALQPLDVPQIVVANTELALAKIAAAMQQGRSAKVFAITGSNGKTSVKNLLLAILRHAAALEGRSVHATPGNRNNEIGLPLAVIDAPEDADYAVYEMGTGKPGDIAYLTAIAPPDVALVNNVAPAHLERMGSLLEIANTKAAVHDDLRADGVAVVNADDAFAPYFAARAGAHRVIRFGLEVSADVTAGNIVLAETGSRFQLRTPQDSAGVELHLPGRHNVLNALAAASLALAAGIALAQVAEGLAQARPVPGRQVAHVLPSGAVLVDDSYNANPGSLAAAITALAAGKEEGWLVLGDMRELGPDAQALHAQAGLRAREAGLKRLYALGPLSAAAAAAFGEGARHFDSHAALAAALDTELHAGVRCLVKGSRGSAMDKIVTALLKRGEDTPHVA, from the coding sequence GTGAAGCGCACTCCTTTGTCATTGATCGCGCATTGGGCCGGTGGCGAGCTTCACGGCGACGATGCGAGCATCGACGCCATCGGCAACGACACCCGCACGCTGACCCCGGGCAGCCTGTACGTTGCCCTGCGTGGCGAAAATTTCGATGGCCATGCCTTCGCCGCCGACGCGCTCGCACGCGGTGCCGGCGCCCTGCTGGTTGAAGCATTGCAGCCGCTGGATGTGCCGCAGATCGTGGTCGCCAATACCGAACTGGCGCTGGCGAAGATCGCCGCCGCGATGCAGCAGGGGCGTAGCGCGAAGGTGTTCGCGATCACCGGCAGCAACGGCAAGACCAGCGTCAAGAACCTGCTGCTGGCGATCCTGCGGCATGCTGCCGCGCTGGAAGGCCGCAGCGTCCATGCCACGCCGGGCAACCGCAACAACGAGATCGGCCTGCCGCTGGCGGTGATCGATGCGCCGGAAGACGCCGATTACGCGGTCTATGAAATGGGTACCGGCAAGCCCGGCGACATCGCCTACCTGACCGCGATCGCGCCGCCGGACGTGGCGCTGGTCAACAACGTCGCCCCGGCGCATCTGGAGCGCATGGGCAGTCTGCTGGAGATCGCCAATACCAAGGCGGCGGTCCACGACGACCTGCGCGCCGACGGTGTGGCGGTGGTCAATGCCGACGACGCGTTCGCGCCGTACTTCGCGGCGCGTGCCGGTGCGCACCGTGTCATCCGTTTCGGGCTGGAAGTCAGTGCTGATGTCACCGCCGGCAACATCGTGCTGGCCGAAACGGGCTCGCGCTTCCAACTGCGTACGCCGCAAGACAGCGCCGGGGTGGAACTGCATCTGCCCGGCCGCCACAACGTGCTCAACGCGCTGGCTGCCGCATCGCTGGCGCTGGCCGCCGGCATCGCGCTGGCGCAGGTGGCCGAGGGGCTGGCGCAGGCGCGCCCGGTGCCCGGCCGCCAGGTCGCGCACGTGCTGCCCAGCGGCGCGGTGCTGGTGGATGACAGCTACAACGCCAATCCCGGCTCGCTGGCGGCGGCGATCACCGCGCTGGCTGCGGGCAAGGAAGAAGGCTGGCTGGTGCTGGGCGACATGCGCGAACTCGGCCCCGACGCGCAGGCGCTGCATGCGCAGGCCGGCCTGCGCGCGCGCGAAGCCGGGCTCAAGCGCCTGTATGCGCTCGGCCCGCTGAGCGCCGCCGCCGCCGCCGCGTTCGGCGAGGGTGCCCGCCACTTCGACAGCCACGCCGCGCTGGCCGCCGCGCTGGATACCGAACTTCATGCTGGCGTGCGTTGCCTGGTCAAGGGCTCGCGCGGCAGTGCAATGGACAAGATCGTGACCGCGCTGCTCAAGCGTGGCGAGGACACACCACATGTTGCTTGA
- a CDS encoding hypothetical protein (Evidence 5 : No homology to any previously reported sequences), whose amino-acid sequence MHQSLENCSRFIHKSLFRLKF is encoded by the coding sequence TTGCACCAATCTTTAGAGAATTGTTCAAGGTTTATCCACAAGTCGCTGTTTCGTCTCAAATTTTGA
- the ftsI gene encoding transpeptidase involved in septal peptidoglycan synthesis (penicillin-binding protein 3) (Evidence 2a : Function of homologous gene experimentally demonstrated in an other organism; PubMedId : 1332942, 1447153, 2198024, 2677607, 2681146, 3049550, 3911028, 6350821, 9603865, 9614966; Product type e : enzyme) encodes MNAPRRNRNRSQFNLRTRMLMVGAGLGLCAVTLVGRAAYVQLVNSDFYQRQGEARYLREVPIATSRGMITDRNGEPVAVSTPVASIWVNPQELLRAPERIPELAQALSLPVDELTTRLTQKADKEFLYLRRRMNPDVAAQIVALKIPGVFSQREFRRYYPQGEALAHVLGFTNIDDHGQEGLELAFDDWLRGKPGAKKVIRDRKGAIVESIDLVRPAEPGKDLTLSIDRRIQFLAMRELRNAVVENKAAGGSVVIMDVATGEVLAMANLPTYNPNAISGATPGARRNRAVTDLVEPGSTMKPLTVATALQNHLVTPDTQIDTNPGYLTLGRYTIRDVPRNNGVLDVTGVITRSSNIGAAKIAARIPDRTFYDSVRAFGYGMAPHSGFPGESAGVVPVPGSSGWYGTTKTTMSYGYGLSVTPLQIAQAYSALANGGRVIQPTFVKGQHNEARQVIAPDVAREVVRMMETVVTQGGAKQAAILGYHVAGKTGTARKNGPHGYEKGRYNLLFAGVVPATNPRFAAVIVVNDPQGGKYYGGQVSAPVFHQVMEGTLRLMDVPPDDIQSWLAAQAAGKVGNAAVLPVAADAAGADIDAAAEFDAAMPTARALQPAAQEVHQ; translated from the coding sequence ATGAACGCACCGCGCCGCAATCGCAACCGCAGCCAGTTCAATCTGCGCACCCGCATGCTGATGGTGGGTGCCGGGCTGGGCCTGTGCGCGGTGACGCTGGTCGGCCGCGCCGCCTACGTGCAACTGGTCAACAGCGACTTCTACCAGCGCCAGGGCGAGGCCCGCTACCTGCGTGAAGTACCCATCGCCACCTCGCGCGGCATGATCACCGACCGCAATGGCGAGCCGGTGGCGGTGTCCACGCCGGTGGCCTCGATCTGGGTCAATCCCCAGGAGCTGCTGCGCGCGCCCGAGCGCATCCCCGAGCTGGCGCAGGCGCTGTCTTTGCCGGTGGACGAGTTGACCACGAGGCTCACGCAGAAGGCCGACAAGGAGTTCCTGTACCTGCGCCGGCGCATGAACCCGGACGTGGCTGCGCAGATCGTCGCGCTGAAGATCCCCGGCGTGTTCTCGCAGCGCGAGTTCCGCCGCTATTACCCGCAGGGCGAGGCGCTGGCGCACGTGCTGGGCTTCACCAATATCGACGACCACGGCCAGGAAGGACTGGAACTGGCCTTCGACGATTGGCTGCGCGGCAAGCCCGGTGCCAAGAAGGTGATCCGCGACCGCAAGGGCGCGATCGTCGAGAGCATCGACCTGGTGCGGCCGGCCGAACCCGGCAAAGACCTGACCCTGAGCATCGACCGCCGCATCCAGTTCCTGGCCATGCGTGAGCTGCGCAACGCGGTGGTCGAGAACAAGGCCGCCGGTGGCTCGGTGGTGATCATGGACGTGGCTACCGGTGAGGTGTTGGCGATGGCCAACCTGCCGACCTACAACCCGAACGCGATCAGCGGCGCCACCCCGGGTGCGCGCCGCAACCGTGCCGTCACCGACCTGGTCGAGCCGGGTTCGACGATGAAGCCGCTGACCGTGGCCACCGCGCTGCAGAACCACCTGGTCACGCCGGACACCCAGATCGACACCAACCCCGGCTACCTGACCCTGGGCCGCTATACCATCCGCGACGTGCCACGGAACAACGGTGTGCTCGACGTCACCGGCGTCATCACCCGCAGTTCCAACATCGGTGCGGCCAAGATCGCCGCGCGCATCCCCGACCGCACCTTCTACGACTCGGTGCGCGCCTTCGGTTACGGCATGGCGCCGCACAGCGGTTTCCCCGGTGAATCGGCGGGCGTGGTGCCGGTGCCCGGCAGTTCCGGCTGGTATGGCACCACCAAGACCACGATGTCCTACGGCTACGGCCTGTCGGTGACGCCACTGCAGATCGCGCAGGCGTATTCGGCGCTGGCCAATGGCGGCCGGGTGATCCAGCCGACCTTCGTCAAGGGCCAGCACAACGAGGCGCGGCAGGTCATCGCGCCGGACGTGGCGCGCGAGGTGGTGCGGATGATGGAAACCGTGGTGACCCAGGGCGGTGCCAAGCAGGCGGCGATCCTGGGCTACCACGTCGCCGGCAAGACCGGTACCGCGCGCAAGAACGGGCCGCACGGCTACGAAAAGGGCCGCTACAACCTGCTGTTTGCCGGCGTGGTGCCGGCGACCAACCCGCGTTTTGCCGCAGTGATCGTGGTCAACGACCCGCAGGGCGGCAAGTACTATGGCGGGCAGGTGTCCGCACCGGTGTTCCATCAGGTGATGGAAGGCACGCTGCGGTTGATGGACGTGCCGCCGGACGACATCCAGTCGTGGCTGGCGGCGCAGGCGGCCGGCAAGGTCGGCAACGCGGCGGTGCTGCCGGTCGCTGCCGATGCGGCAGGTGCCGACATCGATGCCGCCGCCGAATTCGACGCGGCCATGCCCACCGCCCGCGCGCTGCAGCCGGCCGCGCAGGAGGTGCACCAGTGA
- the murE gene encoding UDP-N-acetylmuramoyl-L-alanyl-D-glutamate:meso-diaminopimelate ligase (Evidence 2a : Function of homologous gene experimentally demonstrated in an other organism; PubMedId : 2198024, 2269304, 2692800, 9166795; Product type e : enzyme) produces the protein MNRTMPLSQLLPDVALARDPQVTGLVLDSRQVRPGDAFVAIAGFGAHGLGFVEQARAAGAGVILFEPPAPAELPAPADAIAVPGLRARMGAMADQFHGHPSRALTMVGVTGTNGKTSTVQLLAQAWQLLGTRSGSVGTLGVGLYGEVVPTGFTTPLVLQMHEVLAQLRNQGAQAVAMEVSSHALDQGRVDAVHYDVAVFTNLTRDHLDYHGDMARYGAAKARLFHRDGLKAAVINLDDGFGRELIATLAADVQSIGLSSTGQPGASVRAENLVLDGQGIGFELVIGGERHPLRSPLLGRFNVDNLLAVAGALHALGQPAAAIANVLGQLQPIRGRMNRLGGHGEPTVVIDYAHTPDALEQALRSLHGHLDGRLLCVFGCGGERDTGKRPQMAAIAEQLADVVFVTDDNPRGEDGDAIIAGIVAGFIDSTNVTVQRDRAAAITTAIAAAGPGDIVLIAGKGHESCQEIAGIKHPFDDTEVASQALAARRGGAR, from the coding sequence GTGAACCGCACGATGCCGCTGTCGCAGCTGCTGCCGGACGTGGCGTTGGCGCGCGACCCGCAGGTGACCGGGCTGGTGCTGGATTCGCGCCAGGTGCGCCCCGGCGATGCCTTCGTCGCCATCGCCGGTTTCGGTGCGCACGGGTTGGGTTTCGTCGAGCAGGCGCGCGCGGCTGGTGCCGGCGTCATCCTGTTCGAACCGCCGGCCCCGGCGGAACTGCCGGCGCCGGCCGATGCGATCGCCGTGCCCGGCCTGCGTGCGCGCATGGGCGCGATGGCCGACCAGTTCCACGGTCATCCCTCGCGCGCGCTGACGATGGTCGGCGTCACCGGTACCAATGGCAAGACGTCCACCGTGCAGTTGCTGGCGCAGGCATGGCAGCTGCTGGGCACCCGCAGCGGCTCGGTCGGCACGCTGGGCGTGGGCCTGTACGGCGAGGTGGTGCCGACCGGCTTCACCACGCCGCTGGTGCTGCAGATGCATGAAGTGCTGGCGCAGCTGCGCAATCAGGGCGCGCAGGCGGTGGCGATGGAAGTCAGCTCGCATGCGCTGGACCAGGGCCGCGTCGATGCCGTGCATTACGACGTGGCGGTGTTCACCAACCTCACCCGCGATCATCTCGATTACCACGGCGACATGGCCCGCTACGGCGCGGCAAAGGCGCGGCTGTTCCACCGCGACGGCCTGAAGGCGGCGGTCATCAACCTCGACGATGGCTTCGGTCGCGAGCTGATCGCCACGCTGGCCGCGGACGTGCAGTCCATCGGCCTGAGCTCGACCGGCCAGCCGGGTGCAAGCGTTCGCGCCGAAAACCTGGTGCTGGACGGGCAGGGCATCGGTTTCGAGCTGGTGATCGGCGGCGAACGCCATCCGCTGCGCTCGCCGCTGCTGGGTCGCTTCAATGTCGACAACCTGCTGGCCGTGGCTGGCGCACTGCATGCGCTGGGCCAGCCGGCGGCGGCCATCGCCAACGTGCTCGGCCAGCTGCAGCCGATCCGCGGACGCATGAACCGCCTCGGCGGCCACGGCGAGCCCACCGTGGTGATCGACTACGCCCACACCCCGGACGCACTGGAACAGGCGCTGCGCAGCCTGCACGGCCACCTCGACGGCCGCCTGCTGTGCGTGTTCGGTTGCGGCGGCGAGCGCGACACCGGCAAGCGTCCGCAGATGGCGGCCATCGCCGAACAACTGGCCGACGTGGTGTTCGTCACCGACGACAACCCGCGCGGCGAGGACGGCGACGCCATCATCGCCGGCATCGTGGCCGGATTCATCGATTCCACGAACGTGACCGTGCAGCGTGACCGCGCCGCGGCGATCACTACCGCCATCGCCGCGGCCGGCCCCGGCGACATCGTGCTGATCGCCGGCAAGGGCCACGAGTCCTGTCAGGAGATCGCAGGCATCAAGCATCCCTTCGACGACACCGAGGTCGCATCGCAGGCATTGGCGGCACGCAGGGGAGGTGCAAGGTGA
- a CDS encoding conserved hypothetical protein (Evidence 4 : Homologs of previously reported genes of unknown function) has product MKILPPFSPPWPPLARKGTLDPMCLVALAWKTHPRWRLLMAGNRDEFHARPTTALARWPAPQASVVAGRDLRSGGTWMGLNDAGHAAVLTNVRDPAAATGGPSRGALVAGFLAGTTPAATRIDALAGNAGDFAPFNLLLADADGCHYLGNHPPMRQALAPGVHGMSNGVLDAPWPKTRRLMAALEHWLAQDDPPLDGLWAALSVEWRPADADLPATGIPLELERHLSAAFIRGEDYGTRAGTILALDHASHGFIVERRFGPQGVFLGETRIDLLGAHLGAR; this is encoded by the coding sequence GTGAAGATCCTGCCGCCATTCAGTCCGCCGTGGCCGCCGCTTGCGCGAAAAGGCACACTGGATCCCATGTGTCTGGTCGCCCTTGCCTGGAAAACCCATCCCCGCTGGCGCCTGCTGATGGCCGGAAACCGCGACGAATTCCACGCCCGTCCCACCACTGCCCTCGCGCGCTGGCCGGCGCCACAGGCGAGCGTCGTCGCCGGGCGCGACTTGCGCTCGGGTGGCACCTGGATGGGCCTCAACGATGCCGGCCACGCCGCCGTGCTTACCAATGTCCGCGACCCGGCTGCCGCCACCGGCGGCCCCTCGCGCGGCGCACTGGTCGCCGGCTTCCTCGCCGGCACGACCCCGGCAGCCACCCGCATCGACGCATTGGCCGGGAATGCCGGCGATTTCGCTCCGTTCAACCTGCTGCTGGCCGACGCCGACGGCTGCCACTACCTCGGCAACCACCCGCCAATGCGGCAGGCGCTGGCGCCGGGTGTGCACGGCATGTCCAACGGTGTGCTGGACGCACCGTGGCCCAAAACCCGCCGGCTGATGGCCGCCCTCGAACACTGGCTGGCGCAGGACGACCCGCCGCTGGACGGGCTGTGGGCCGCGCTGTCCGTTGAATGGCGCCCGGCCGACGCCGATCTGCCCGCCACCGGCATCCCGCTAGAACTGGAGCGGCACCTGTCGGCCGCCTTCATCCGCGGCGAGGACTACGGCACCCGCGCCGGCACGATCCTCGCGCTCGACCATGCCAGCCACGGCTTCATCGTCGAGCGCCGCTTCGGCCCGCAGGGCGTATTCCTCGGCGAAACGCGGATAGATCTGTTAGGAGCGCACCTTGGCGCGCGATGA